One region of Quercus lobata isolate SW786 chromosome 2, ValleyOak3.0 Primary Assembly, whole genome shotgun sequence genomic DNA includes:
- the LOC115977465 gene encoding separase isoform X2, with translation MSSATESSLLSKLESSSPSTAETLFPLFSNYLHPFSDLTNHQIRPLAKQFLPFLNRALSLLPKRLSSSDPRSSNDRFALDLLNIYQLCLTCLDSLSSQLSCKPYSVHVQRVRLLHCMEGLGRYRDAEAEGFRVLESFRGMDFGVKVKKSANSVGKFVPDLGKSGGDKEFALLVVEVVATMVKCAALGQRKDEEVYRRVIDLVEEVRPWFRVLDANAYEKLHRALVTYLGKCTLFLVGELACFNGDLVRAFCYATISEYAKSSLKDQIYKVARRICSSLFLLPENRSLLIIDLLMCVLDSITHECKFEVENTGIEYVELVSYCANKCRTSSANLSITMATHLNKIAGDSYQVRSPFDMILRLYAAGLHLINSDAKSRGAIRILHDDGDILKNLAALLGSLGSYFHISCKENCVTSNVKHTDSVRQSCSQLSSGYEASIDCIQNDRKAYLLFYLNALKFLCQPLADLVNSERKQLVSENEDAFITTKLSIIQDAFYQFAEIFLSCQSCIYEGERDGFNENSKAVISVAIAAFTISARTKLKMKRSMHLVKHIITSEWVQTQGLKHLFASFHNIGVFLYRNKQVIEASKALKLCCRASWTCVKRLCQIFLQKPKGLEVDISEDAIIEFVNEACTRSAFLLDVLHQCDSHKVKRTIAEVLEDWSVPGEVFEMLSGPVPLVKQWVKIECKRCTSVAEGDSAPTLYCLLSSSVQVSKRTVGIILEQELLAYEEMNAFYPEFCQQMQMKIIGILLRDVYVTPHNYLQKSRILVRKGKALRVCGIEGDSIQCLSESIYTIREVYGETCSCGIPTCHQLAVTYCLRALCTQEAEPNSKQIFQDINAALQLWLSISIPDHCSADDLGSMLPENTLLLLYNIIDMLSLKGCMDFHHDIYRLMTRLFKSKNVPLENFLAKLWESRRTSHALCISPVNETLIINLSEQYGDLCKSVDFWIRCLKGSHPLLVGFQQSFSFSFASSQASCNLESTFRSDITVDEVKEAAFQLISSASVPSQSVFLAGYLYYDLCERLVSHGRIIEALSYAKEAHRLRTRLFQEKFMYSVEQHTEKYNETGDVIQKLTYGLKNLQIRRSIATEIWSFDTIQWDLEGCYLSPWNVLQCYLESTLQIGIIHEITGNGAEAETFLIWGKNISCSQGLPLFIVAFSSVLGKLYRKKQLWDLAEKELQSARKILMDTSTTFSCIKCRLMMEATLDQHLGDLSRSNSDRTTADTSVERLSHAENQYKLALDKLDLSVWKNCVSCPEKENAEGMMLEKFFVKDAECVGSNNSSNFVENDHGTGKSTREAPKAKMEAKKSRKNAPKPLLKDQCLIPENNSRVTRSRYRSTQNVSMKTSGELQVGLSRCLKDNNGSDCSDTLSQRELLMETNGCIVSSGCEVKCIPNKMRCWHCLLMEVMKSGLLNNFLNMKWELVRRQLSLRLLTGIGKCLGDRGQIHETHKVLFQSISVLLSRNSFGYVDSSIPPTFLLDFIGKEISGDAFTIERAAILFNIAWFSLKSYHSKDTRTSCCDLFDIHLPKLVSWLMLAFVLCREVPILFQKVSKLLATIYVLSASTEFFPLSPSCKALSENHWASYFHQASLGTHLNYQFLSNMIGRCKVQHPVDAEGSHVTGCGVEETSNLIRLAPDSIKDLEEFVAKFFVGLPCMTVICISLLGGAYASLVKDLLCYPTCVRAWMLVSRLNSKRQPVVVLLPVDPVIEASDDDANSGSDKLYKSMDLGEHWHCPWGSTVVDDVAPVFKLILEENYLSSSMFPLEDTKRNRTLWWTWRKKLDCQLGKLLRNIEDSWLGPWKYLLLGEWSNRKLLDIVYKKLVRDLKSKCKLDVNENLLKVILGGSKYAFEEEACISQQCLRSGCYVGRVGYCDEAKCGTLSYASNGVDKQSELAFQLIQEAANELEGEEDSINREPIILVLDCEVQMLPWENLPVLRNQEVYRMPSVGSISATLDRSHHQQEQVGRICATFPLIDPMDAFYLLNPSGDLSSTQVEFENWFRDHNLEGKAGSAPTVEELVAALKSHDLFIYFGHGSGAQYIPRHEIQKLENCAATLLMGCSSGSLTLNGSYVPQGTPLSYLLAGSPVIVANLWEVTDKDIDRFGKAMLDAWLRERSSPSLGCAQCDLVVEEFDAMTIRGCKGNVRRKTRRKKSPEAHDKSSFKDSCDHGPKIGSFMSQAREACTLPFLIGASPVCYGIPTGIRRKMDLYHV, from the exons atgtcCTCCGCCACCGAATCCTCTCTCCTCTCCAAACTCGAATCCTCTTCCCCCTCCACGGCGGAAACGCTCTTTCCTCTCTTCTCCAACTACCTCCACCCTTTCTCAGATCTCACAAACCACCAAATCCGTCCCCTCGCCAAGCAATTCCTCCCCTTCCTCAACCGCGCCCTTTCCCTCCTCCCCAAGCGCCTCTCCTCTTCCGATCCACGCTCCTCAAATGACCGATTTGCCCTCGACCTCCTCAACATTTACCAACTCTGCCTCACTTGCTTGGACTCCCTCTCGTCCCAGCTCTCTTGTAAACCCTACTCCGTTCACGTCCAGAGAGTTCGCTTGTTGCATTGTATGGAGGGGTTGGGGCGGTACCGCGACGCCGAGGCCGAGGGGTTTAGGGTTTTGGAGAGCTTCAGAGGGATGGATTTTGGCGTGAAAGTGAAGAAATCGGCAAATTCGGTGGGGAAGTTTGTGCCGGACTTGGGGAAAAGTGGTGGGGATAAGGAGTTTGCGCTGTTGGTTGTGGAGGTGGTTGCAACGATGGTGAAGTGCGCGGCCTTGGGGCAGAGGAAAGACGAGGAGGTGTATAGGAGGGTGATTGATTTGGTTGAGGAGGTTCGGCCGTGGTTTAG GGTATTAGATGCCAATGCATATGAGAAGTTGCACAGGGCGCTTGTGACTTACCTGGGGAAATGTACTTTATTTTTGGTGGGGGAGCTAGCATGTTTTAATGGGGATCTAGTACGTGCATTCTGCTATGCTACAATCTCCGAGTATGCAAAGTCATCATTAAAAGATCAAATTTACAAG GTTGCGCGGAGGATATGTTCATCTTTATTCTTGCTACCAGAGAATAGATCGTTGCTCATCATTGACTTATTAATGTGTGTGTTGGATTCCATTACCCATGAATGCAAG tTCGAAGTGGAAAATACTGGAATAGAGTATGTTGAACTTGTCTCTTATTGTGCCAATAAATGTCGAACTTCAAGTGCAAACTTAAGTATTACAATGGCGACACATCTAAACAAAATAGCAGGTGATTCCTATCAG GTTAGATCTCCCTTTGATATGATACTGAGGCTTTATGCAGCTGGGTTGCACCTTATCAATTCGGATGCGAAGTCCAGAGGTGCTATTCGAATTTTACATGATGATGGGGATATACTGAAGAACTTAGCTGCTTTGCTTGGTTCTTTGGGTAGTTACTTTCATATTAGCTGCAAAGAGAATTGTGTGACATCTAATGTCAAACATACAGATTCTGTTCGTCAGAGTTGTTCACAATTGAGTTCTGGTTATGAGGCATCTATAGATTGCATTCAGAATGATAGAAAAGCTTATCTGCTATTTTACCTAAATGCGTTGAAATTCTTATGCCAGCCCCTAGCGGATTTAGTAAATTCAGAAAGGAAACAGCTTGTTAGTGAAAATGAAGATGCTTTTATTACTACAAAACTCAGTATAATTCAGGATGCATTCTATCAGTTTGCTGAAATTTTTCTTTCCTGTCAAAG TTGTATATATGAAGGGGAGAGAGATGGATTCAATGAAAACAGCAAAGCTGTAATTAGTGTAGCTATCGCCGCTTTCACCATCTCTGCCAGAACAAAGCTTAAAATGAAG AGGAGTATGCATTTAGTTAAACACATTATTACCAGTGAATGGGTTCAAACTCAAGGGCTAAAACACCTATTTGCCTCTTTTCACAACATCGGAGTATTTTTGTACAGAAATAAGCAAGTAATAGag GCTTCCAAGGCATTGAAATTATGTTGTAGGGCATCATGGACTTGTGTCAAACGTCTTTGCCAGATTTTTTTACAGAAACCAAAAGGGTTAGAGGTTGATATTTCAGAAGACGCTATTATAGAATTTGTTAATGAGGCTTGCACTAGAAGTGCTTTTCTTTTGGATGTTCTCCATCAGTGTGATAGTCATAAGGTGAAAAGGACAATTGCAGAGGTCCTTGAAGATTGGTCTGTTCCTGGAGAGGTGTTTGAAATGCTGTCAGGTCCTGTACCCTTGGTGAAGCAGTGGGTAAAG ATCGAATGTAAACGTTGTACAAGCGTGGCTGAGGGGGATAGTGCTCCAACTTTGTACTGTTTGCTGTCATCTTCTGTGCAAGTGTCAAAGAGGACAGTTGGCATAATCTTAGAGCAG GAACTGCTTGCGTATGAGGAAATGAATGCATTTTATCCAGAATTTTGTCAGCAAATGCAAATGAAAATTATTGGTATCCTCCTGCGAGATGTGTATGTTACACCTcataattatttacaaaaatcaagaaTTTTAGTGAGAAAGGGAAAGGCATTAAGAGTCTGTGGGATTGAAGGGGACAGTATTCAGTGTCTGTCAGAATCCATATATACAATT CGTGAGGTGTATGGTGAAACATGTAGCTGTGGAATCCCAACTTGTCATCAATTAGCTGTGACGTACTGCTTACGTGCACTATGTACCCAGGAAGCCGAACCAAATTCAAAG CAAATCTTCCAAGATATTAATGCCGCCCTGCAGTTATGGTTGAGCATTTCTATTCCAGATCATTGCTCTGCAGATGACCTGGGCTCTATGCTGCCAGAAAATACACTGCTACTACTGTATAATATTATTGATATGTTATCACTGAAG GGTTGCATGGATTTTCACCATGACATATATAGGCTGATGACTAGATTATTCAAAAGCAAGAATGTTCCACTAGAGAATTTTTTGGCCAAACTGTGGGAAAGTAGAAGGACTAGTCATGCACTTTGTATTTCACCTGTAAATGAGACATTAATCATTAACTTATCTGAGCAGTATGGTGACCTTTGTAAGTCTGTTGATTTCTGGATACGTTGTCTAAAGGGGTCGCATCCACTGTTAGTTGGCTTCCAACAGAGTTTCTCATTTTCATTTGCAAGTTCCCAGGCCTCTTGCAATCTTGAGAGCACTTTTAGATCAGATATCACAGTTGATGAAGTTAAAGAGGCTGCATTTCAGCTCATTTCAAGT GCTTCTGTGCCCAGTCAATCTGTGTTCCTTGCTGGATATCTTTACTATGACTTGTGTGAAAGACTTGTTTCACATGGAAGGATAATTGAG GCTCTTTCATATGCAAAAGAAGCTCATCGGTTGCGTACTAGACTTTTCCAAGAAAAATTTATGTACTCTGTTGAGCAGCACACTGAAAAGTACAATGAAACTGGGGATGTCATTCAGAAGCTTACTTACGGCCTTAAGAACCTCCAAATTCGCAGATCAATTGCTACTGAAATTTGGTCCTTTGATACTATTCAATGGGACTTGGAAGGCTGTTATCTTAGCCCATGGAATGTACTTCAATGTTATCTTGAAAGCACTCTTCAG ATTGGGATTATTCATGAAATTACTGGAAATGGAGCTGAAGCTGAAACTTTTTTAATCTGGGGAAAAAACATCTCTTGCTCACAAGGCTTGCCACTATTTATAGTTGCTTTCTCCTCTGTCTTAG GAAAACTATACCGTAAGAAACAACTTTGGGATTTGGCTGAGAAGGAACTTCAAAGTGCCAGGAAAATTTTAATGGATACCAGTACGACTTTTTCTTGCATAAAGTGCAGATTGATGATGGAAGCAACTCTTGATCAGCATCTAGGTGATTTATCACGAAGTAATTCTGATAGAACTACGGCAGATACTTCTGTAGAGAGATTATCTCATGCTGAAAATCAGTACAAATTGGCCCTGGACAAACTAGATCTTTCTGTGTGGAAAAACTGTGTTAGTTGTCCTGAAAAGGAAAATGCTGAAGGAATGATGCTTgagaaattttttgtgaaagatGCCGAATGTGTTGGCAGCAATAATTCATCtaattttgtagaaaatgatCACGGCACAGGGAAATCCACAAGAGAGGCACCAAAAGCGAAGATGGAGGCCAAAAAGTCTAGAAAGAATGCTCCAAAACCTTTACTAAAGGATCAGTGTTTAATCCCTGAGAATAATTCAAGGGTAACTCGTTCCAGATATCGATCTACACAGAACGTAAGTATGAAAACATCTGGTGAGTTGCAAGTAGGCCTTTCGAGATGTTTGAAAGACAATAATGGATCTGATTGCTCTGATACGCTTAGCCAGAGGGAGTTACTCATGGAAACGAATGGTTGTATAGTTTCCTCTGGCTGTGAAGTAAAATGTATTCCGAACAAAATGAGGTGTTGGCATTGTCTTCTAATGGAAGTTATGAAATCTGggttattgaataattttctaaatatgaaGTGGGAGCTTGTCCGGAGACAGCTTTCATTGAGGTTACTCACTGGCATAG gAAAATGCTTAGGGGATCGTGGTCAGATTCATGAAACACATAAAGTTTTGTTTCAAAGCATATCAGTCCTACTTAGCAGAAATTCGTTTGGTTATGTTGACTCTTCCATTCCACCTACTTTTTTGCTTGATTTTATTGGAAAGGAGATATCTGGAGATGCATTCACTATTGAGCGTGCGGCGATACTTTTTAACATAGCTTGGTTTTCTTTGAAGAGTTACCATTCTAAGGATACCAG GACCTCTTGCTGTGATCTGTTTGACATTCATTTACCAAAATTAGTGTCTTGGTTGATGCTGGCCTTTGTTCTCTGCCGTGAGGTTCCTATACTTTTTCAGAAG GTTTCTAAATTACTTGCTACCATATATGTACTTTCTGCCTCAACTGAGTTTTTTCCGTTGTCCCCTTCTTGCAAAGCACTCTCTGAAAATCACTGGGCTTCATATTTTCATCAAGCTTCACTTGGCACTCATCTTAATTACCAGTTCCTTTCAAATATGATTGGGAGATGCAAAGTACAACACCCTGTGGATGCTGAG ggCTCACATGTTACTGGCTGCGGAGTAGAAGAAACAAGCAACTTGATCAG GCTTGCACCTGACTCTATTAAGGATCTTGAAGAATTTGTAGCAAAATTCTTTGTGGGCCTTCCTTGCATGACAGTCATTTGCATAAGTTTGCTTGGAGGTGCTTATGCTAGTTTAGTAAAGGATTTGCTGTGTTATCCTACATGTGTGCGTGCATGGATGCTAGTGTCGCGCTTGAACTCTAAGAGACAACCTGTTGTTGTACTTTTGCCAGTGGATCCGGTTATAGAAG CTTCCGATGATGATGCTAACTCTGGCTCTGATAAACTTTATAAGAGCATGGACTTGGGTGAACATTGGCACTGTCCATGGGGTTCCACTGTTGTTGATGATGTAGCTCCTGTGTTTAAATTGATATTGGAGGAGAACTACTTATCATCTTCAATGTTTCCTTTAGAAGATACAAAAAGGAATAGGACACTATGGTGGACGTGGAGAAAGAAGCTTGATTGTCAGCTGGGTAAATTGCTGAG GAACATAGAGGATTCATGGTTGGGTCCTTGGAAATATTTGCTTCTGGGAGAATGGTCTAATCGCAAGCTCCTGGACATAGTATATAAGAAACTGGTGCGTGATCTAAAATCTAAGTGCAAACTGGACGTAAATGAGAATCTTCTAAAGGTTATTCTTGGAGGCTCCAAGTATGCATTTGAAGAAGAAGCATGTATTTCACAGCAGTGCTTAAGAAGTGGTTGCTATGTTGGTAGAGTTGGATATTGCGATGAAGCAAAGTGTGGGACATTGTCTTATGCCTCTAATGGAGTAGACAAGCAGTCTGAGCTGGCCTTCCAACTAATACAAGAAGCAGCGAATGAGCTTGAAGGGGAAGAAGACTCTATAAATCGAGAGCCAATAATTCTAGTGTTGGACTGTGAAGTGCAG ATGCTTCCATGGGAGAATTTACCAGTATTAAGAAACCAGGAGGTTTATCGCATGCCTTCAGTTGGCAGCATCTCTGCAACACTTGATAGAAGCCACCACCAGCAAGAGCAAGTTGGGAGGATTTGTGCCACCTTTCCTTTGATAGATCCCATGGatgcattttacttgttgaATCCCAGTGGTGATCTCAGCAGCACACAAGTTGAATTTGAAAACTGGTTTAGAGATCACAACTTGGAG